The Deltaproteobacteria bacterium genome window below encodes:
- a CDS encoding OmpA family protein: MKLSLAAWAVGVVPITTSAAVAFAAPGSQVGGNADAGASTSVAAPTAAAPPAADASAGKRGKRAREPRPDAAERRARYRRLPWIRRYAPQRNTGELGVFAGVFIPSEDHDLYDPATRPPEPFWRAGADVGARAAFYPLKVLGAEVEFSAMPSRLRNITNDFAFVYGFQAHVVLQLPYYNVIPFFLAGGGLLGVRSSPFVLGRDVDPAFHYGGGVKVNLTPVVGVRVDVRNIVSSTEALQGSGAANVQVLGGLSFTLGRRPPPAPIKPPPPEDPDRDKDGILNLQDDCPDVAGVAPHGCPDSDGDGFRDAKDKCPEVPGVAPDGCPVKDTDNDGFLDPDDGCVFEPETKNGFEDDDGCPDELPPAIKVFDGNIAGIEFDFNKDTIRPVSRTVLDKAVAVLKEYPDVRVNIVGHTDDVGAAEFNLDLSRRRAEAVKKYLVDHGIDSGRVTTEGRGSTDPDVPNDSEINRAKNRRIEFEITAVDATGTRPPRTESGKGGADASATPGPDAAPAKPAG; the protein is encoded by the coding sequence ATGAAGCTTTCTTTGGCCGCGTGGGCTGTCGGCGTCGTCCCGATCACAACGTCGGCGGCCGTCGCCTTCGCGGCGCCCGGCTCGCAGGTCGGCGGCAATGCGGACGCCGGCGCGAGCACGAGCGTCGCGGCACCGACTGCGGCCGCGCCGCCCGCGGCCGACGCCAGCGCCGGCAAGCGGGGCAAGCGGGCCCGTGAGCCGCGACCCGACGCGGCCGAGCGCCGCGCTCGCTACCGTCGGCTGCCGTGGATCCGTCGCTACGCGCCGCAGCGCAACACCGGCGAGCTCGGCGTGTTTGCGGGCGTGTTCATCCCCAGCGAGGATCACGACCTCTACGATCCGGCCACACGTCCGCCCGAGCCGTTCTGGCGCGCGGGCGCGGACGTCGGTGCGCGTGCGGCCTTCTACCCACTGAAGGTGTTGGGCGCGGAGGTCGAGTTCAGCGCGATGCCCTCGCGCCTGCGCAACATCACCAACGACTTCGCGTTCGTGTATGGCTTCCAAGCCCACGTGGTGCTGCAGCTGCCCTACTACAACGTGATCCCGTTCTTCCTGGCCGGCGGTGGGCTGCTCGGCGTGCGCTCGAGCCCATTCGTGCTCGGTCGCGATGTCGATCCCGCGTTTCACTACGGCGGTGGCGTGAAGGTCAACCTCACGCCGGTGGTCGGCGTGCGCGTCGATGTCCGCAACATCGTCAGCTCCACCGAGGCCCTGCAGGGCAGCGGCGCGGCCAACGTGCAGGTGCTCGGTGGCCTCAGCTTCACGCTCGGGCGTCGGCCACCGCCGGCGCCGATCAAGCCGCCGCCGCCAGAGGATCCCGACCGCGACAAGGACGGCATCCTCAACCTGCAGGACGACTGCCCCGACGTGGCCGGCGTCGCGCCACACGGCTGCCCCGATTCCGACGGCGACGGCTTCCGCGACGCCAAGGACAAGTGCCCCGAGGTCCCGGGCGTCGCGCCCGACGGCTGTCCCGTCAAGGACACCGACAACGACGGCTTCCTCGATCCCGACGACGGCTGCGTGTTCGAGCCCGAGACCAAGAACGGCTTCGAGGACGACGACGGCTGCCCCGACGAGCTGCCGCCCGCAATCAAGGTGTTCGACGGCAACATCGCCGGCATCGAGTTCGACTTCAACAAGGACACCATCCGTCCGGTCTCGCGCACGGTGCTCGACAAGGCCGTGGCGGTGTTGAAGGAGTACCCGGACGTGCGCGTGAACATCGTCGGTCACACCGACGACGTCGGCGCCGCGGAGTTCAACCTCGACCTCTCGCGTCGACGCGCCGAGGCGGTCAAGAAGTACCTCGTGGATCACGGCATCGACAGCGGTCGCGTGACCACCGAGGGCCGTGGCTCGACCGATCCAGACGTGCCCAACGACTCCGAGATCAACCGCGCGAAGAACCGTCGCATCGAGTTCGAGATCACCGCGGTCGATGCCACCGGCACGCGGCCGCCGCGAACCGAGTCCGGCAAGGGCGGTGCGGACGCGAGCGCGACGCCTGGGCCGGACGCCGCGCCGGCCAAGCCGGCAGGCTGA
- a CDS encoding carboxypeptidase regulatory-like domain-containing protein, whose amino-acid sequence MRSFSATIPTPVSAWRALTCLCLAASLGACGNDDDAGGGEGGSSTSSTTADGSSSSSTTAQADSSSSDGGSVSAESGSSSTTAPADVVIGGVVQDLPLFASIPDAQISVLDMAGFETVSDADGNYTLAPLPPDTEIFVKVEPTAEHFGSILPLQTPTEDVDNQKLAQVSISTVEMQVGILEPMMPAEADLTKGVIVVRVLQNTALGAAIELDPPPPAGTSYSVDAMGTPVLDGNTVESGLLPFVIYFNVEDSSAGDLTITATHPTRTCTVLHPAFPTLGGHVTLIDVDCPE is encoded by the coding sequence ATGCGTTCGTTCTCGGCTACGATCCCAACTCCCGTCAGCGCATGGCGTGCGCTGACCTGTCTGTGCCTCGCCGCGTCGCTGGGCGCCTGCGGCAACGACGACGACGCCGGTGGCGGTGAGGGCGGCTCGAGCACGTCGTCGACCACCGCCGATGGCAGCTCCAGCTCGAGCACGACCGCCCAGGCCGACAGCTCCTCGTCCGACGGCGGCAGCGTCAGCGCCGAGTCCGGCAGCAGCAGCACCACCGCCCCCGCCGATGTCGTGATTGGCGGCGTGGTGCAGGACCTCCCGCTGTTCGCCAGCATCCCCGACGCGCAGATCTCGGTGCTCGACATGGCCGGCTTCGAGACCGTGTCCGACGCCGACGGCAACTACACCCTGGCGCCGCTGCCCCCCGACACCGAGATCTTCGTGAAGGTCGAGCCGACCGCCGAACACTTCGGCTCGATCCTGCCGCTGCAGACCCCGACCGAGGACGTCGACAACCAGAAGCTCGCGCAGGTGTCGATCTCGACCGTCGAGATGCAGGTCGGGATCCTCGAGCCGATGATGCCGGCCGAGGCCGATCTGACCAAGGGTGTCATCGTCGTGCGCGTGCTGCAGAACACCGCGCTGGGGGCCGCGATCGAGCTCGATCCCCCGCCTCCGGCGGGGACCTCCTATTCGGTCGACGCCATGGGCACGCCGGTGCTGGACGGCAACACCGTCGAGAGCGGCCTGCTGCCGTTCGTCATCTACTTCAACGTCGAGGACTCGAGCGCCGGCGATCTGACCATCACGGCGACCCATCCGACGCGCACCTGCACGGTGCTGCATCCGGCGTTCCCGACGCTCGGCGGCCACGTGACACTGATCGACGTCGACTGCCCGGAGTAG